From Shewanella psychrophila, a single genomic window includes:
- a CDS encoding DUF1107 domain-containing protein: MRVFPVYAPKLIVKHARIFLSGVIWVKDLGRLEFEKGRFLLPRKSLPQVKQAIIELNELIEAQTSEAKMA, encoded by the coding sequence GTGAGAGTTTTTCCTGTGTATGCACCAAAGCTTATCGTGAAACATGCGCGTATTTTTTTATCTGGAGTGATCTGGGTAAAAGATCTAGGTCGTTTAGAGTTTGAGAAAGGGAGGTTTTTATTACCAAGGAAGAGCTTACCGCAAGTAAAACAAGCAATTATAGAGCTTAATGAATTGATTGAGGCTCAAACTAGCGAAGCGAAGATGGCTTAA
- a CDS encoding cysteine hydrolase family protein, which produces MTQSIRQSVMQASREWIADFNRGDTQACIGRYFPEAKMQVSPFGRFDGLEAIAQFWLGFAESKPGELVYRNVEIKVLNDKQAILSANWSMNIASGFISKELWTLAHDGQWYLEEDDFSVLTQLEAPLAKEQRTALVLVDLQNDYFQGGRFELESPIGSTLKAKSLLSHFRAKQLPVIHIQHIFEDENAPFFAPNTTGIEIESSVSPIEGEPVIVKHQIDSFIDTALEQTLVELGINKLIIVGAMAQACVQTICRSAVNKGYQCEVIEDGIAAPSLEYGEHSFSGAQIVAANLLSLTFGGAQIKTSQAWLIENS; this is translated from the coding sequence ATGACTCAATCAATACGCCAATCCGTAATGCAAGCTAGCCGTGAGTGGATAGCAGATTTCAATCGTGGCGACACCCAAGCCTGTATCGGCCGCTATTTCCCCGAAGCTAAGATGCAGGTCTCGCCCTTCGGTCGTTTCGACGGTCTCGAGGCCATCGCCCAATTCTGGCTAGGTTTTGCCGAAAGTAAGCCTGGAGAACTCGTATATAGAAATGTTGAGATCAAGGTGCTCAACGATAAACAAGCTATCCTATCTGCCAACTGGTCGATGAATATCGCCAGCGGCTTTATCAGTAAAGAACTATGGACCTTGGCCCACGATGGCCAATGGTATCTGGAAGAAGATGATTTCAGTGTACTCACTCAGCTTGAGGCGCCATTAGCCAAAGAGCAACGCACCGCACTGGTATTAGTCGACTTACAAAATGACTACTTTCAAGGTGGACGCTTTGAGCTAGAAAGCCCAATTGGGAGCACCCTGAAAGCAAAAAGTTTGCTATCTCATTTTAGAGCTAAACAGCTACCCGTGATTCATATTCAGCATATATTCGAAGATGAAAATGCGCCCTTCTTTGCCCCAAATACCACAGGCATAGAGATAGAAAGCAGTGTCTCACCGATTGAGGGTGAGCCTGTGATAGTTAAACATCAGATAGATAGCTTTATCGACACGGCTCTGGAGCAGACTTTGGTTGAATTAGGCATTAATAAGCTGATTATCGTCGGCGCTATGGCGCAGGCCTGCGTGCAGACAATCTGTCGCAGTGCAGTTAATAAGGGCTATCAGTGCGAAGTCATCGAAGATGGAATTGCCGCACCGTCATTAGAATACGGCGAACATAGCTTCAGTGGGGCACAAATAGTCGCGGCCAACCTGCTATCCCTCACCTTCGGCGGAGCGCAGATAAAGACCAGCCAGGCCTGGTTAATCGAAAATAGTTAA
- a CDS encoding alpha/beta hydrolase family protein, producing the protein MGKAYPTFKLAVITAGLLLTTSYSMASDRNHQITTDDFFDIGGMSSVQLSPDGKRALWLESRWDKELDKSQKDLWAVNTKTRQTTRLTFTNESESSPQWSPDGAYIYYLGKISHEDKKAPFNGKKQVFRISHNGGEAVPMTKEVEGVSAFSVSSDGNSLYFLTSKTIKDKDLWAGMRASHDKPEYAHGERKTNPLYKLDLQHFKQQLLLDDDKVVWQFSINSDGSKIARITTSDNELVNLEGWSDIEIYDTKSKTSKVLEDTAWRKQAPSAYGWLLGLDWHSDNQQLAFRIDFDGHPGKLFVSNTEKDSLLEITRPDDVTLSSANIQWRPNSDEICYRGADHARVKLFCSEVEDGEQGDTRTVIKGDLVIGSYSFSHNGKKLAFSHNGLDHFYDLFIADADSKRSKYKRMTNINPQVDSWILPQIQIVKWQAPDGTNVEGILDLPAGYKKKDGPLPLIVQIHGGPTSATPYALQHRSYGRSTFTAKGWALLSPNYRGSTGYGDKFLTDLVGKEHDIEVKDIMAGVDQLITDGIVDGDKMAVMGWSNGGYLTNAIISTNTRFKAASSGAGVFDQRLQWMLEDTPGHVVNFMEGLPWEKPDAYTHGSSLTYADKIKTPTLIHIGENDQRVPAGHAQGLYRALKHYLNVPVELIVYPGEGHGLSKYQHRKAKMEWDQKWFEHYVLNQAID; encoded by the coding sequence ATGGGAAAGGCATATCCGACTTTTAAGCTTGCAGTGATTACTGCGGGCCTCCTATTAACCACATCATATTCTATGGCATCTGACCGTAACCATCAGATCACCACAGATGATTTCTTCGATATCGGCGGCATGAGCAGTGTACAGCTCAGCCCTGACGGCAAACGTGCCCTCTGGCTTGAGTCTCGCTGGGACAAAGAGTTAGATAAATCTCAAAAAGATCTTTGGGCAGTCAATACCAAGACCCGTCAGACAACACGGCTCACCTTTACTAATGAGAGCGAGTCTAGCCCGCAATGGAGTCCTGATGGTGCTTACATCTATTATTTAGGCAAGATTTCCCATGAAGATAAGAAAGCTCCCTTCAACGGCAAGAAGCAAGTTTTCAGAATAAGTCACAATGGTGGTGAAGCAGTACCTATGACCAAGGAGGTCGAAGGAGTCAGCGCCTTCTCCGTGAGCAGTGATGGCAATAGCCTCTACTTTCTGACGAGCAAAACCATTAAAGATAAAGATCTATGGGCAGGCATGCGCGCTAGCCATGATAAACCAGAATATGCCCATGGTGAGCGTAAGACCAACCCGCTTTATAAGCTCGACTTGCAGCATTTCAAACAGCAACTCTTGTTAGACGATGACAAGGTAGTATGGCAATTCAGCATCAATAGCGACGGCAGTAAGATAGCGCGTATTACCACATCAGATAACGAGCTGGTTAACCTTGAAGGTTGGTCTGATATAGAGATATATGACACCAAGAGCAAGACCAGTAAGGTGTTAGAAGACACAGCCTGGCGTAAACAAGCCCCATCTGCCTACGGCTGGCTACTCGGCTTAGATTGGCATAGTGACAATCAACAACTCGCATTTAGAATCGACTTCGATGGTCATCCCGGCAAACTCTTCGTCAGCAATACGGAGAAAGACTCATTACTTGAGATCACTCGCCCCGATGATGTGACCTTAAGTTCAGCCAATATTCAATGGCGTCCCAATAGTGACGAGATCTGTTATCGCGGCGCCGATCATGCCCGTGTAAAGCTGTTCTGTAGCGAGGTAGAAGATGGGGAACAGGGCGATACACGTACAGTGATTAAAGGAGATCTGGTCATTGGAAGTTATAGTTTCAGCCATAACGGCAAGAAGCTCGCTTTCAGCCACAATGGACTGGATCACTTCTATGATCTGTTTATTGCCGATGCCGATAGCAAGCGGTCTAAATATAAGCGCATGACAAATATCAACCCTCAGGTCGATAGCTGGATATTGCCACAGATCCAGATAGTAAAATGGCAAGCACCAGACGGCACGAACGTCGAAGGGATATTAGATCTCCCCGCCGGATACAAGAAAAAAGACGGCCCTCTACCGTTAATCGTGCAGATCCACGGCGGGCCGACATCAGCCACACCCTATGCACTGCAACACAGATCTTATGGGCGCTCAACATTTACCGCGAAAGGCTGGGCACTACTGTCACCAAACTACCGTGGTTCTACCGGCTACGGTGATAAGTTCCTGACAGATTTAGTTGGCAAGGAGCATGATATCGAAGTCAAAGATATCATGGCCGGTGTCGACCAGCTGATTACCGATGGCATTGTCGATGGCGATAAGATGGCCGTGATGGGCTGGAGTAACGGTGGCTACCTTACCAACGCCATCATCAGCACTAATACCCGCTTCAAGGCGGCTAGCTCAGGCGCAGGTGTTTTCGACCAACGTTTGCAATGGATGCTGGAAGATACCCCGGGTCATGTGGTCAACTTTATGGAAGGCCTGCCTTGGGAAAAGCCAGATGCTTACACTCATGGCTCTTCACTGACTTATGCGGATAAGATAAAGACGCCGACGCTGATCCACATAGGAGAAAATGATCAACGCGTACCTGCTGGTCATGCTCAAGGACTCTATCGTGCCCTCAAGCACTACCTGAATGTACCTGTAGAACTCATAGTCTATCCGGGTGAAGGCCATGGGTTGAGCAAGTATCAGCATAGGAAAGCCAAGATGGAATGGGATCAGAAGTGGTTCGAACACTATGTTCTAAACCAGGCTATCGACTAA
- a CDS encoding YSC84-related protein: MKKFISIIATSCALIASLIMSPVALADESYAETVANFKQANDTHKFFDNAYGYAIFPTVGKGGFGIGAAYGKGRVFKGNGYAGDTSLTQISLGFQIGGQAYSEIIFFKDAKAYNEFTSGSFEFGAQASAVAITIGANAQAGTTGNSSSAGKSAAKASYINGMAVYTLAKGGLMFEAALAGQSFTFEDK, translated from the coding sequence GTGAAAAAATTCATTTCTATCATTGCAACTTCATGCGCGCTTATCGCTAGCCTTATCATGTCTCCAGTCGCCCTAGCCGATGAAAGCTATGCAGAGACGGTCGCCAACTTCAAACAGGCTAATGATACTCATAAGTTTTTCGATAACGCCTATGGATATGCCATCTTCCCAACAGTTGGGAAAGGCGGCTTCGGCATCGGTGCTGCGTATGGTAAAGGCCGTGTATTTAAAGGCAATGGCTACGCAGGTGATACTAGCCTGACTCAGATATCCCTAGGGTTCCAGATTGGTGGTCAAGCCTATAGTGAGATCATCTTCTTCAAAGATGCTAAAGCCTACAATGAGTTTACCAGCGGTAGCTTCGAATTTGGTGCTCAGGCATCGGCTGTAGCCATCACCATAGGCGCTAACGCTCAGGCCGGCACAACCGGAAACTCAAGTAGTGCAGGAAAGTCAGCAGCTAAGGCCTCATACATTAATGGTATGGCTGTTTATACTCTGGCTAAGGGCGGCTTGATGTTTGAAGCAGCACTTGCAGGGCAATCATTTACCTTCGAAGATAAGTAA
- a CDS encoding DUF3630 family protein: MKLESLQLDPVAKSLSIQAKIDFEQFHLFAEPLAAAMDARVIERHDGADRHQWLLTFEGTHIQLNYEFYADICWLGVEREDEVEVLEYLASLLRRLL, translated from the coding sequence ATGAAGTTAGAATCATTACAACTAGATCCAGTGGCTAAAAGCTTGTCTATACAAGCCAAAATCGATTTTGAACAGTTTCATCTATTTGCTGAGCCGCTAGCGGCGGCCATGGATGCCAGGGTTATAGAGCGTCATGATGGAGCCGATAGACATCAATGGTTACTCACATTTGAAGGTACCCATATACAACTTAATTACGAGTTTTATGCTGATATCTGCTGGCTCGGTGTTGAGCGTGAAGATGAGGTAGAGGTACTCGAGTATTTAGCGAGCTTGTTGAGGAGGCTATTATGA
- a CDS encoding cell division protein ZapB: MSLELLSKLETKIQAALETIELLKMELEEEKQRGVSLIEQNQQLSQDLNSWNEKVTGLVGLLNEEVS, from the coding sequence ATGAGCCTTGAACTACTGTCCAAGCTGGAGACAAAAATCCAAGCAGCACTTGAAACTATCGAGCTATTGAAAATGGAGCTTGAAGAAGAGAAGCAGAGAGGCGTTAGCCTTATTGAACAAAATCAGCAGCTGAGCCAAGATCTTAATTCTTGGAACGAAAAAGTCACTGGACTCGTTGGTTTACTCAATGAAGAGGTGAGCTAG
- a CDS encoding YkvA family protein, producing the protein MSDNSNHSEADGYSDEGFWHKVKLFAKKAGMEVIDKALCLYYAAQRPDTPKWAKTVIFGALAYFIAPIDAIPDLTPVVGFSDDLGALAAALAMVSMYIDDSVKSQAAEKSAAWFD; encoded by the coding sequence ATGTCTGATAATTCAAACCATAGTGAAGCTGATGGTTATAGTGATGAAGGCTTCTGGCACAAGGTAAAACTGTTTGCCAAAAAAGCTGGCATGGAGGTAATAGATAAGGCTTTATGTCTTTACTATGCGGCCCAGCGACCAGACACGCCTAAGTGGGCCAAGACTGTGATCTTCGGTGCATTAGCCTATTTTATCGCGCCTATCGATGCTATTCCTGACTTAACGCCAGTGGTTGGCTTCTCAGATGATTTAGGTGCTCTGGCTGCAGCGCTTGCTATGGTGAGTATGTATATTGATGATTCGGTAAAAAGTCAGGCGGCAGAAAAGTCAGCCGCCTGGTTTGATTAA
- a CDS encoding nitrous oxide-stimulated promoter family protein → MANSALLSGKLLREYQTIAAMVEIYCKAHKHNAMPVSECQECQKFLTYARTKLDRCPYGQDKPTCNKCPVHCYKPHMKEKAREIMVFSGPKMLLPHPIMAIRHLLSGRTPVTGKPPANQSNRHLRKQRDAQ, encoded by the coding sequence ATGGCAAATTCAGCGCTGCTAAGCGGCAAATTACTTCGCGAATATCAGACCATCGCCGCCATGGTAGAAATATATTGTAAAGCCCATAAGCATAATGCCATGCCCGTTTCAGAGTGCCAAGAGTGTCAGAAGTTTCTCACCTACGCCCGCACTAAGCTTGACCGTTGTCCATACGGACAAGATAAGCCAACCTGTAATAAGTGTCCGGTTCATTGCTACAAGCCCCATATGAAGGAGAAAGCGAGAGAAATAATGGTGTTTTCGGGCCCAAAGATGTTACTCCCCCATCCAATTATGGCCATACGCCACTTACTGTCGGGTAGAACTCCAGTTACTGGCAAGCCACCAGCCAATCAATCAAACCGCCATCTTAGAAAGCAAAGGGACGCTCAATAG
- a CDS encoding serine/threonine protein kinase, with amino-acid sequence MSLAQTGSGFHYQALTPDLILDAIESLDIFPETGLLALNSYENRVYQFRCDNGVRYVVKFYRPERWSNAQIQEEHDFSQALFDEEIPIATPIIIDGRSLHEYRGFRFALFPSIGGRAFEVDNLEQLEATGRFIGRIHQYSKQGQFAHRDLVNPQVLGDESLLWLKESGHVPSSLVLPYFTIVEQVLDKSKEIWSQQNPKHIRLHGDLHPGNILWTPDGPGFVDLDDARTGPAIQDLWMMITGDASQKQLQLEILLEAYEEFCEFDAKELKLIEPLRAMRMLHYNAWLSRRWEDPAFPMNFPWYAEERYWEQQILSFKEQLAILDEPALSLLPGY; translated from the coding sequence ATGAGTTTAGCTCAAACAGGTTCAGGCTTTCATTATCAGGCATTAACCCCAGATTTGATCTTAGATGCAATCGAAAGCTTAGATATTTTTCCAGAAACAGGATTGTTAGCACTCAATAGCTATGAGAATCGCGTTTATCAGTTCCGTTGTGATAACGGCGTACGCTATGTGGTGAAATTCTATCGTCCAGAGCGTTGGAGTAATGCTCAGATCCAGGAAGAGCACGACTTTTCTCAGGCGTTATTCGATGAAGAGATACCCATTGCTACACCGATTATCATCGATGGTCGCTCATTACATGAGTATCGAGGTTTTAGGTTTGCCTTGTTTCCTTCCATTGGCGGTCGTGCATTTGAGGTGGATAACTTAGAGCAGTTAGAGGCTACGGGTCGCTTCATTGGGCGCATCCATCAATACTCGAAGCAAGGGCAGTTTGCCCATAGGGATCTCGTAAACCCACAAGTGCTAGGGGATGAGTCTCTGCTTTGGTTGAAGGAATCGGGACATGTACCATCATCCTTAGTGTTACCCTATTTCACTATTGTCGAACAGGTGTTAGATAAATCCAAGGAGATATGGAGTCAGCAGAATCCCAAGCATATACGTTTGCATGGGGATCTTCATCCGGGCAATATCTTGTGGACTCCAGATGGCCCAGGATTTGTCGACTTGGATGATGCACGTACGGGACCTGCCATTCAAGATCTTTGGATGATGATCACTGGTGATGCTTCTCAGAAGCAACTTCAGTTAGAGATCTTGCTGGAAGCATACGAAGAGTTCTGTGAGTTTGATGCTAAAGAGCTAAAGTTGATTGAACCTTTGAGAGCCATGCGCATGTTGCACTACAATGCTTGGCTTAGTCGTCGTTGGGAAGACCCAGCATTTCCGATGAATTTTCCCTGGTATGCAGAGGAGAGATATTGGGAGCAGCAAATCCTTTCGTTTAAGGAGCAATTGGCAATCCTGGATGAGCCAGCACTGAGTTTGCTCCCAGGGTATTGA
- a CDS encoding LysR family transcriptional regulator → MFIKNEQRRLSYQMLVFDEVVNRGSFTAAAEALGHTKSAVSQYVSQLETGLGVRLLNRSTRQLNLTAAGKKLAKRSEQLVDLLSATLDEMQSLEHVPTGRVSITAPHAFETSLVTPIVAELCSEYPKLTPELVFTDERLDLLEHKLDIAISVGPQKDSNYQAIPIGKLDSILVASPRYLARVGEIRSEHLSEQTLVILPWQNGATLKAKQGTEISYTSDQSLRVNTSISAINSVKSGVGIGLIPSIFVQDELEAGMLQRILPEFEGEVRVVYALHSYQKQLPLVMRRFVERLKLEFQQQHKMRIK, encoded by the coding sequence ATGTTCATTAAAAATGAACAAAGGCGGCTGAGCTATCAGATGTTAGTGTTTGATGAGGTCGTCAATCGAGGCTCCTTTACTGCGGCTGCCGAAGCATTAGGCCATACCAAGTCTGCTGTGAGTCAGTATGTGAGTCAGCTTGAAACCGGGCTCGGGGTCCGCCTACTGAACCGCAGCACTCGCCAGCTCAATCTCACTGCTGCAGGGAAAAAACTGGCTAAACGCAGTGAGCAGCTGGTAGATCTGTTATCGGCGACTTTAGATGAGATGCAATCTCTCGAGCATGTTCCTACAGGTCGAGTGTCAATCACGGCGCCCCATGCTTTTGAAACTAGCTTGGTGACGCCCATAGTGGCAGAGCTTTGTAGCGAATATCCTAAGTTGACCCCAGAGCTAGTTTTTACCGATGAACGGCTGGATTTATTGGAGCATAAGCTAGATATTGCCATCTCAGTGGGGCCACAGAAAGACAGTAATTATCAAGCCATACCGATAGGAAAGTTAGATAGTATCTTGGTGGCTTCTCCGCGCTATTTAGCTCGAGTTGGTGAGATACGATCCGAGCACTTGAGCGAGCAAACTCTGGTGATCTTACCTTGGCAAAACGGGGCGACATTAAAGGCAAAGCAAGGGACTGAGATAAGTTATACCAGTGATCAGAGTTTGAGAGTTAATACCTCCATCAGCGCAATTAACAGCGTTAAGTCTGGAGTTGGAATAGGCCTGATACCGTCAATCTTCGTGCAAGATGAATTAGAAGCCGGCATGTTACAGCGGATATTACCTGAGTTTGAAGGAGAGGTGCGTGTCGTCTATGCGCTGCACTCTTATCAAAAGCAGCTCCCTCTGGTTATGCGTCGTTTTGTCGAACGGTTAAAGTTGGAATTTCAGCAGCAGCATAAGATGAGAATTAAATGA
- a CDS encoding thiol:disulfide interchange protein DsbA/DsbL has protein sequence MKKALLIAIALLMAPMAAMAVDYKEGVHYTVINQGPATAKPEITEFFSFYCGHCYNFSKTEVPKIKANLPEGVVFKQNHVDFIGREMGVEMSRAFAVAHQLKVEDKIEKAIFAAIHEKKEHFTSRDDVRKLFIANGVEGKDFDAAADSFMVSAQMSQMKRATENAKISGVPSLVVNGKYRVETGAIKSYDELLDIAYYLTSMK, from the coding sequence ATGAAAAAAGCATTATTGATTGCCATAGCTTTATTAATGGCACCTATGGCTGCCATGGCTGTAGATTATAAAGAAGGTGTTCACTACACAGTGATCAACCAGGGACCTGCGACGGCTAAACCAGAAATTACCGAGTTTTTCTCATTCTATTGTGGCCACTGCTATAACTTCTCTAAAACCGAAGTGCCTAAAATTAAGGCTAACCTTCCCGAAGGTGTAGTATTTAAGCAGAATCATGTGGACTTCATAGGTAGAGAGATGGGTGTCGAGATGTCCCGTGCCTTTGCTGTTGCTCATCAGCTAAAAGTGGAAGATAAGATAGAGAAGGCAATTTTCGCTGCTATACATGAGAAGAAGGAACACTTCACTAGCCGTGATGATGTGCGTAAGCTATTTATCGCTAATGGCGTAGAAGGTAAAGATTTCGATGCCGCAGCAGATTCATTTATGGTCAGCGCTCAGATGTCACAGATGAAGCGAGCCACGGAAAATGCTAAAATCTCTGGCGTACCATCCCTAGTGGTTAACGGTAAATACCGTGTCGAAACCGGCGCTATCAAGTCTTATGATGAGCTGCTCGATATCGCCTACTACCTGACTTCAATGAAATAA
- a CDS encoding outer membrane beta-barrel protein, whose translation MKTKSLVLAAVIATAISAPTMAADWFVGGAVGYQQDTYKSKETESGKTTSEKFKEKDMSYQLRAGTYLNDNNRVYGTYSYNSDDFAKQQSFLASYDYLIGLDAGNKLNWFVGATAGMTHTSPDAKELSSENTFVWGGQTGLMYKISDKLSTEIGYRYLKQDYDLKSSDDAGSTQFSLNDTQQVYLGVDYRF comes from the coding sequence ATGAAAACCAAATCTTTAGTATTAGCAGCAGTAATCGCTACAGCAATTTCAGCCCCAACTATGGCTGCAGACTGGTTCGTCGGTGGCGCAGTTGGTTATCAGCAGGACACCTATAAGTCAAAAGAAACTGAATCAGGTAAGACTACGTCAGAGAAGTTTAAAGAGAAAGATATGAGCTACCAGCTGCGTGCCGGTACTTATCTTAATGACAACAACCGTGTTTACGGTACTTACTCATACAACTCAGATGACTTTGCAAAACAGCAGAGCTTTCTGGCGTCATATGATTACCTAATCGGCCTAGACGCTGGTAACAAACTTAACTGGTTTGTTGGTGCTACTGCAGGTATGACTCACACTAGTCCAGATGCTAAAGAGCTAAGTTCAGAAAACACTTTTGTATGGGGTGGTCAAACAGGTCTGATGTACAAGATCAGCGATAAACTAAGCACTGAAATCGGTTACCGTTACCTAAAGCAAGACTATGATTTAAAGTCTTCTGATGATGCTGGCTCAACTCAGTTCTCACTCAACGATACTCAGCAAGTTTACTTAGGTGTTGACTACCGTTTCTAA
- a CDS encoding Rho-binding antiterminator, translating into MSTYKILDCGIHDHLELACIRSYPLSLELKDQKSVTGTPLNIETRQDKSEYLILQQELETISIRLDQIIAFTPLTQNASFGRIIVK; encoded by the coding sequence ATGAGCACATACAAGATATTAGATTGCGGCATTCATGATCACTTGGAGCTCGCTTGCATAAGATCTTATCCGCTTTCCCTAGAACTAAAAGACCAAAAGTCTGTGACGGGAACGCCGCTAAATATAGAAACGCGACAAGACAAGAGTGAATACCTAATACTGCAACAAGAACTGGAAACAATCTCGATAAGACTCGATCAAATCATCGCTTTCACGCCACTGACTCAAAATGCCAGCTTCGGTAGAATCATAGTGAAATAG